Proteins co-encoded in one Acidobacteriota bacterium genomic window:
- a CDS encoding DEAD/DEAH box helicase has translation MGYTEPTPVQQQAIPVLLQGGDILASAETGTGKTAAFLLPIIQQLSESKNKPGTKVLVLSPTRELANQTEAACREFAPKGITCTAIIGGAGYKRQIDSLKRGANIIIATPGRLIDFMDQGLIDFRGLTHLVLDEADRMLDMGFLPSIKRIVKVIPAKRQTLFFSATMSGEIEHIAYAMLTDPTFIEVSKRGKAAVTIEQTAYPVAQQSKMPLLLDLLDKENFDRVLVFTRTKRGADRVAHILEKRDHKSNRIHGDRSQSQREAALRSFKSGHTNVLVATDVAARGIDIDSISHVINYDIPEAPEDYVHRIGRTGRAGKNGTAITLFTVAEEHSMRAIERLTGEKVERVVLPDFGGHDFTPAAVKKNGTSARKSFRSFGRRR, from the coding sequence ATGGGTTACACAGAACCGACGCCGGTTCAACAACAAGCAATTCCGGTCCTTCTTCAGGGCGGAGACATTCTCGCCAGTGCCGAAACAGGTACAGGCAAAACCGCAGCTTTTCTTCTGCCGATCATTCAGCAGTTGAGCGAGAGCAAGAACAAACCGGGAACGAAGGTTCTCGTCCTTTCGCCGACGCGCGAATTGGCTAACCAGACCGAGGCTGCCTGCCGCGAGTTCGCCCCTAAGGGCATCACGTGCACGGCGATCATCGGCGGAGCCGGTTACAAACGTCAGATCGACAGCCTCAAGCGTGGTGCAAATATCATCATCGCGACACCTGGCCGCCTGATCGATTTTATGGATCAGGGCTTGATCGATTTCCGCGGACTGACGCATCTCGTCCTCGACGAAGCCGACCGCATGCTCGATATGGGCTTCCTGCCGTCGATCAAACGCATCGTCAAGGTCATCCCGGCTAAACGCCAGACGCTTTTCTTCTCGGCAACGATGTCAGGCGAGATCGAGCACATTGCCTATGCAATGCTAACCGATCCAACGTTCATCGAGGTTAGCAAACGCGGCAAGGCCGCAGTGACGATCGAACAGACCGCATATCCGGTTGCACAGCAATCGAAAATGCCTCTCCTCCTCGACTTGCTCGATAAGGAAAACTTCGACCGCGTCCTGGTTTTCACCCGCACTAAGCGTGGTGCTGACCGTGTCGCCCATATCCTCGAGAAGCGTGACCACAAATCGAACCGCATCCACGGTGACCGTTCACAGTCACAGCGTGAGGCTGCTCTTCGCAGCTTCAAATCCGGACATACGAACGTCCTGGTTGCGACCGACGTGGCGGCACGAGGTATCGATATCGATTCGATCTCACATGTGATAAACTATGATATACCCGAGGCTCCGGAGGATTACGTTCACCGCATCGGTCGAACGGGCCGTGCCGGAAAAAACGGAACAGCGATCACGCTGTTCACCGTTGCCGAAGAACATTCGATGCGTGCCATCGAACGTCTGACGGGTGAGAAAGTCGAACGCGTTGTCCTTCCTGATTTTGGCGGACACGACTTTACTCCTGCAGCAGTCAAGAAAAACGGTACGTCGGCTCGTAAGAGCTTCCGATCGTTTGGCCGCCGCAGATAA
- the guaA gene encoding glutamine-hydrolyzing GMP synthase, with the protein MLHHETIIILDFGSQYTQLIARRVREQGVYCEIHPFHLSADAIAAKRPMGVILSGGPSSVTDEDAPRVEEGFYQKLNVPILGICYGMQLVALDLGGSIEPANRREYGAARVKVLSGKTALFNELPFELDVWMSHGDHMTRMPDGFVAVATSEDVPTAIENPERGIYCVQFHPEVSHTPLGKEIIRNFIFDICKCKGDWTPAQFIKEEIEKIRDIVGPTDNVVCGLSGGVDSTVAAVLVHEAIGDRQTCIFVNNGLLRYREFEDTLEVYKNNLHLNVRGVDASEDFYSVLANVVDPELKRKAIGAKFIDVFDAEAKKVEGTKWLVQGTLYPDVIESVSLRGSSVTIKSHHNVGGLPEKMDLKLIEPLRELFKDEVRLIGKDLGIPDEILQRHPFPGPGLGVRILGDITPEKVELLQKADRVFIEELHNFGIYQDVWQAFAVLLPIQSVGVMGDFRTYERTVALRAVTSTDGMTADWARLPHDFLAAVSSRITSEVRGVNRVVYDISSKPPSTIEWE; encoded by the coding sequence ATTTTGCATCACGAAACCATAATTATCCTCGATTTTGGCTCACAGTACACGCAGCTCATCGCTCGGCGTGTGCGTGAGCAGGGCGTTTATTGCGAGATACATCCATTTCATCTATCGGCGGACGCGATCGCGGCGAAACGGCCGATGGGCGTTATTTTGTCTGGCGGGCCGTCGAGCGTGACGGATGAGGACGCTCCGCGCGTTGAGGAAGGGTTTTATCAAAAACTCAATGTTCCGATCCTCGGCATCTGTTACGGAATGCAGCTCGTTGCTCTCGACCTCGGCGGGTCGATCGAGCCGGCAAACCGCCGCGAATACGGCGCTGCTCGCGTGAAAGTTTTAAGCGGCAAAACGGCATTGTTCAATGAACTTCCTTTCGAACTCGACGTCTGGATGAGCCACGGCGACCACATGACGCGTATGCCCGATGGTTTTGTCGCAGTCGCAACCAGCGAAGACGTGCCCACGGCGATCGAGAATCCGGAACGCGGCATCTACTGTGTTCAGTTTCATCCCGAGGTCAGCCACACGCCTTTGGGCAAGGAAATAATCAGAAATTTCATATTTGATATTTGTAAATGCAAAGGCGATTGGACACCCGCGCAATTTATCAAGGAAGAGATCGAGAAGATCCGCGACATCGTCGGCCCGACCGATAATGTTGTCTGCGGCCTATCGGGCGGTGTCGATTCGACCGTCGCGGCCGTGCTCGTCCACGAAGCGATCGGCGACCGGCAGACTTGCATCTTTGTGAATAACGGATTGCTTCGCTACCGCGAGTTCGAAGACACCCTCGAGGTCTATAAAAACAATCTGCATCTCAACGTCCGCGGAGTCGATGCATCTGAAGATTTCTACTCTGTCCTCGCAAATGTGGTCGATCCTGAACTAAAGCGAAAAGCGATCGGAGCCAAATTCATTGACGTTTTCGATGCCGAAGCGAAAAAGGTCGAGGGCACAAAATGGCTGGTTCAGGGCACGCTTTATCCCGATGTGATCGAGTCCGTCAGCCTGCGAGGTTCGTCCGTCACGATCAAATCACACCACAACGTCGGCGGCCTGCCGGAAAAGATGGACCTTAAGCTTATCGAGCCTCTGCGTGAGCTTTTCAAGGACGAGGTCAGGCTGATCGGCAAGGATCTCGGCATTCCCGACGAAATTCTCCAGCGGCATCCATTTCCCGGCCCCGGGCTCGGCGTTCGCATCCTCGGCGACATCACACCGGAAAAGGTCGAGCTGCTCCAAAAAGCCGATCGCGTCTTTATCGAGGAACTGCACAATTTCGGCATCTACCAGGACGTCTGGCAAGCCTTCGCCGTGCTGCTCCCGATCCAGTCGGTCGGCGTCATGGGCGATTTCCGCACCTACGAACGAACCGTAGCCCTCCGAGCCGTCACCTCAACCGACGGCATGACCGCCGACTGGGCACGCCTGCCGCATGATTTCCTCGCGGCGGTCTCGTCGCGGATCACCAGCGAAGTCCGCGGCGTAAACCGTGTCGTCTACGATATCTCGTCCAAACCCCCAAGCACGATCGAGTGGGAATAG